The region CCAAGGGGGTGTGTTTCATCACGCTGGAGGATGAATTCGGCGTGGCGAACCTCGTGATCTGGCCCAATATGTTCAAGCTCTACCGCCCCACGATCATGTCGGCGCGGCTTCTGGTGGTCGAGGGCCGCGTGCAGACCGACGGGCGGGTGATCCATGTGGTGGCCGACCGGCTTGAGGACCGCTCTGACAGGCTTGCTTCGCTGTCGGACGCACCGATGCCCGGGATCACTACGCGGGGCGATCATCCAACCCACCCGCTGCCCGGTCAGGTGGCGATGCATTCGCATCCACGCGACGCGCGTGTGATCCCCAAGTCGCGGGATTTTCATTAACGAATCTTCATGTAGTAGATGAAGTAACTCCCGCAAGAATCTGAAAATTATATACAATACATAAAATAACCGTCACCAGTTGACCCCGCCACCCCGCCTCGCTAGCCTGCCCGCAATCCGTTGGGGTGCCGCAAGGCTGAGAGGTGAAAACCGACCCATCGAACCTGATCCGGGTCGTACCGGCGTAGGGAACGGAACCACGCATCGGCCCCATGCGGCCCGTCGTTTATCCCGTATCCACACGCCCTAGGCCCATCTAACACATGGGGGCCAAATGGCGTTTCAAGCACTGACGATTGCGGGGTCCGACAGCGGCGGCGGGGCGGGGATTCAGGCCGACCTCAAGACCTTCAGCGCGCTTGGCGTCTATGGGGCGAGCGTGCTCACCGCCGTGACCGCGCAGAACACCCGCGCGGTCACCGGGGTCGAGATGATCTCCCCCAAAATGATCCGCGCACAGATGGCAGCGGTTTTTGACGATCTGGCGATTGGCGTGGTCAAAGTCGGTATGTTGGGCGATCCAGAGACGATCAATACTGTGGCCGAGGGGCTGGCAAGCTGCGCTGCTCCTGTGGTGCTCGACCCGGTGATGGTGGCGAAATCCGGCGATGCGCTGCTCTCTGCCGAGGCGGTGGCGACCCTGCGCGACCGGATGCTGCCCCTCGCCCATGTGCTGACGCCGAACCTGCCCGAGGCCGCACGGCTGCTGGACAGGCCGGAAGCCACCGATGAGGCCACCATGCTGGAACAGGGCCGCGCCCTGCTCTCTGCCGGTCCCGGCGCGGTGCTGATGAAGGGTGGGCATGGCAAGGGGCAGACCTGCGTCGATCTGCTGATCACCGACGATGAAACCCTGCGCCTTTCCGCGCCCCGCCAGCATACCGCGAACACCCACGGCACCGGCTGCACCCTCTCTGCTGCCATCGCCGCAGGGCTGGCGCGGGGGCAGAGGCTGCAAGACGCCGTACAGGCGGCCCACGCCTATCTGCAACGCGCCATTGCCGCTGCCGACACCCTCAACATCGGCAGCGGCCACGGGCCGGTGCACCATTTCCACGCGGTCTGGCGCAATGAGTGACGTCACCATCATCGGCGCAGGGGTTGCGGGGCTCTGGGCCGCACAGGCCTGTCTGGCGCAGGGGCTACGGCCTCGGTTGGTTGACCGCAAAGGCACGCCCGGCCCGCATGGGTGTTCGTGGTGGGCGGGCGGGATGCTCGCGCCCTTCTGCGAAGGGGCGGTAAGCGAACCTGCGGTGGTGAGCCACGGACGGCGTGCCGCGGTGCTGTGGGGAGAGGTCACGGAAGTCACCCACAGGGGCACGCTGGTCCTCGCCCCCGAACGTGACCGCGCTGAAATCCAGCGGTTTGCCGACCGGACCGAAAGCCACAGCACTTCCGACGCGGAGGCCATCGCGACCCTAGAACCGGACCTCGCAGGGCGTCATCGGCGCGGGCTGTTCTTTGCTGAAGAAGCGCATCTGAACCCGCGCCAAGCGCTGCATGATCTGTCCGAAACGCTCACCGCCCAAGGAGTGAAGGTCGAGACCACGCCCCTCACCCCTTCGGAGGTCACAGGCCCGGTGATTGACTGCCGAGGCATGGCCGCCAGCGCCGACCTACCCAGCCTGCGTGCGGTGCGCGGCGAGATGATCTTGCTGCGCGCGCCTGAGATCACCCTCACCCGCCCGATCCGCCTGCTGCACCCGCGCCACCCGCTTTATGTGGTGCCGCGTGGCGACGGACTTTACATGCTGGGCGCGACCCAGATCGAAAGCGCCAGCCGCGCCAAGATGACGGCTCGCTCGGCGCTGGAATTGCTCTCGGCGGCCTATGCGCTCGACCCGCGCTTTGCCGAAGGGGAGATCGTCGAGATGGGCGCGGACCTGCGCCCGGCCTTTGCCGACAACCTGCCCGGCATCGTGCAACGCGGTGCAGTGCTGCACCTTAATGGATTGTTTCGGCATGGATTTTTAATGGCGCCGGCCTTGGCCGAACAAGCGGCGGCCTTTCTTGCAACAGCGACAACGAGGGATTTATTCCGTGAAGATTGAAGTGAACGGCGAGACGCGTGAGATCACCGCCGCGCAGCTTGGCGCGGCCTTGGCCGAACTAGGCTGGGGCGAGGCGAAAGTCGCCACCGCGCTCAACGGCGCCTTCGTTCCCGCAGGCGCTCGGAGTGCGACGACGCTCAGCGATGGCGACCGGCTCGAAGTTCTCAGCGCCATGCAGGGGGGCTGAACGATGCGCGACTTTTACGGCACCGCCCTGCCCCTGCCGCTGATGCTGGGCACCGCGCGCTACCCGTCGCCCACCGTGATGGAGGCCGCCTTTCGCCAAAGTGCCGCCCCGGTTGCAACCGTTTCGCTGCGCCGCGAACAGGGCGCGGGTCAGGCGTTTTGGGACATGGTGCGCGGGCTTGGCGTGCATCTGCTGCCCAATACCGCCGGTTGCCATTCCGCGCGCGAGGCGATCACTACAGCGCAGATGGCGCGGGAGTATTTCGGCACCAATTGGATCAAGCTGGAGGTCATCGGTCATGCCGACACCCTGCAACCCGATCCCTTCGGGCTGGTCGAGGCCGCCGAGGCGCTCTGCGCCGATGGGTTCGAGGTCTTCCCCTATACCACAGAAGATCAGGTGCTGGCTGCCCGACTGGTCGATGCGGGCTGCCGGGTGCTGATGCCTTGGGGTGCTCCAATCGGCTCCGGGCTGGGGCTGAACAATCTCCACGGGCTGCGCAGCCTGCGGGCGGCATTTCCCGATGTGGCCATGGTAATTGACGCAGGTCTCGGCCTGCCCAGCCATGCGGCGCAGGCTTTGGAGATGGGGTTCGACGCGGTGCTCCTGAACACCGCCGTCGCCGAGGCCCACGACCCCGCCGCCATGGCCGAAGCCTTTGCACTGGCCTGCCGCGCGGGGGCTCTTGCCGCCGCTTCTGGTCCCATGGGTCAACGCGACATGGCCGTGCCCTCCACCCCCGTGATCGGAAAGGCTTGGCTATGACCCTCCCGCGTTTTTATCCCGTTTTTGACAGCGCTGCATGGGTAGCACGGGCAGTGCCCTTGGGCGTGAGGCTGGTGCAACTTCGCATCAAGGATGCACCTGAAGAGGTGTTGCGGAGCGAGATCACCACCGCGCTTGACCTCTGCCGCCAGCACGGCGCGCTGCTGGTGGTGAATGACCACTGGCAACTGGCGATCGAACTGGGGGCCGAGTGGCTGCATCTGGGCCAAGAGGATCTGGACGTGGCCGACATCCCCGCCATCCGCCGGGCGGGACTCAAGCTGGGCCTATCCACCCATGACCATGCTGAGCTTGGCCGCGCGCTGGCCCTCGCCCCCGATTACATCGCGCTTGGCCCCGTCTATCCGACGATCCTGAAAAAGATGAAATGGACCGAACAGGGGCTCGACCGGCTGACGGAATGGAAAGCGCGGATCGGGGATATCCCGCTTTGCGCCATCGGCGGAATGAGCGTCGCCCGCGCGCCGGGGGTCTTTGCCGCCGGGGCCGATACGGTGGCGGCGGTCACGGATATCACCCTGAACCCCGACCCCGAAGCGCGGATGCGCGAATGGCTTGAGGTGACGGCATGAGCCGCTATGCCCGCCAGACCGTTCTGCCGCAGGTCGGTGCCGAGGGACAGGCTCGGCTGGCTGCGGCGCATGTGCTGGTCGTTGGTGCCGGAGCGCTGGCGGTGCCGGTGCTGCAATATCTCGTCGGGGCCGGTGTTGGGCAGATCACGTTGGTCGATGGCGATGTGGTGGCGATGAGCAATCTGCACCGCCAACCGCTCTACCGGATGGATGATATTGGCAGGTCCAAGGTCAAGGCCGCCGCCGAGGCGATGGCGGCTCTGAACCCCGAGGCGACGGTTACGCCCCGCGCTGAATGGCTCACCCCCGCCAATGCGCCCGCGTTGCTTGCGGAATGCGATATCGCCCTCGACTGCGCGGATACGTTCGCCGCCAGTCTGACGCTTTCGGATGGGGCCTTGGCACAGGGCAAACCGCTGATCTCGGCCTCCGCGCTTGGACTGTCGGGCTATGTTGGCGGCTTCTGTGGGCCTGCCCCGTCGCTCCGCGCCGTTTTCCCCGACCTGCCGCAGACGGCAGCCACCTGTGACACGGCGGGCGTCTTGGGCCCTGTGGTGGGGATGATCGGCGCGGCGCAGGCGCAGATGGCGCTCTCGGTGCTGCTGGGGCTGTCGCCCTCCCCGCTTGGGCAGCTGATGATCTGGGACGCCGCACATTGGCGCATGTCGGGCTTTCGATTTGACGCCGCGCCCGAGCCTGAAACGCTGACGCCTTTCATAGCCGAATGCCAGATCACCCCCCGCGATCTGGTCATCGACCTACGCACCGAAGCGCCCGCCCCCTTCTCGGCCCAAGCACGCCATGTCCCGCCCGAGGCGCTGCCAGACCTGCCGCTACCACCCGATACATCGCGCATCGTGCTCGCCTGCCGCACCGGCCTGCGCGCCCATCACGCCGCTAACACCCTTCGCACCCGCTGGCCGGTCCAGATCGCCCTGCTGGCCCTGCCCGGCGCCTAATCCTTTCCTGAACAAACACTATATTGGAGCCTCTCCCTTGAAAAATATCTTCGCCCCCCTCGCCTTCACACTGATCACCGCCCCCGCCATGGCCCAAGACAAGATGACCGTCATGCTGGACTGGTTCATCAACCCCGATCATGGGCCGATCATTCTGGCGCAGGAGAACGGCTATTTCACCGATGCGGGGCTGGAGGTTGAACTGATCTCCCCCGCCGACCCGAATGAGCCGCCGCGCATGGTCGCGGCGGGTCAGGTCGATCTTGCGGTCTCCTACCAACCAGAACTGCATTTGGCCCAGCGCGAAGGGCTGGACCTGCGCCGTGTCGGCACGTTGATTGAGACCCCGCTCACCTGCCTTGTCGTCCGCGCCGATGGCCCGGTGGAGGAGATGGCCGACCTTAAAGGCCGCAAGGTCGGCTTTGCCGTGGCGGGCGTGCAGGAGATGCTGCTGGACGCAATGCTGAGCAACAATGGTGTGGACCCCTCAGAGGTTGAGCAGATCAACATCGGTTGGTCGATCTCGCCCGCGTTGATGTCAGGCCAAGTTGATGGTGTAATCGGCGCGTTCCGCAATTTCGAGTTGAACCAGATGCAGATCGAAGGCCATGAAGGCCGCTGCTTCTATCCCGAAGCCGAAGGCGTGCCCGCTTATGACGAACTGATCTACGTCGCCAATGCCGAGGATATGGACCGCGACATGATCGCCCGCTTCCTACGCGCTACTGAGCGCGCCGCAGCGGATATCGTGAATGATCCGACCGCCAGCGGAGAGACCTTCTTTGCCTCCGACGCCGAGTTGCGTAACGAGTTGAACACCCGCGCGTGGGAAGACACTTGGCCGCGTTTTGCTACCCGCCCCGCTGCCGTGGACCATGGGCGCTACGATCGTTTTGAGACCTTCATGCAGGAAAGCGGCGTGGTTAAGACGACAATCCCTGCCACCGATCTGGTAGTGGATGTGACCGCGAAGGCCAAGCCATGACGGCCACCGACTATGGCCGAGCCTTTGCCGCATGGCGCGCTGGGGCCGGACAGGATTGGCGGGATTACACCCGCCATGCCTTCGTCGAAGGGCTGCGCGACGGCACCCTGCCACAGGCGAGCTACCTGCATTACCTGCGGCAGGATTACGTCTTTCTCATCCACTTCGCCCGCTCTTGGGCGCTGGCTGCAGCAAAGGCGGAAACGCTGGATGAGATGGCCGCCGCCAGCGCCACAGTCCATGCGCTGGTCCATGTGGAAATGCCCCTGCATGTGGAAACCTGTGCGGCCCACGGCATTGACCGCGCAGCGCTTGAGGCCACGGCAGAGGCATCTGGCAACCTCGCCTATACGCGTTATGTGCTTGAGGCCGGCTATTCAGGGGATTTCCTCGATCTCATGGCCGCCCTCGCGCCCTGCGTGCTGGGCTATGGGGAGATTGGGCTAAACCTTCAAGGCAGCAGTGGCCCCTATGCGGACTGGTGCGCCGTCTATGGAGGGCAGGAGTATCAAGCGCTTTGCCGGGACGTGGGGGCGCTCATAGACGGTGCCGTAGAGCGGCGTCTTGGGCCAGATTGGCAATCATTACCGCGCGCGAAAACCCTGCAAGCGCACTTCGATACCGCCACGCGGCTTGAGGTGGGCTTTTGGGACATGGCGTTCTCGCCCGCATCGGCATGACGGGGCCAGCCATTCATTTGTCGGGGGGGCTTGAGGGGGCCGAGGCCACCTTGATCAACGGATGCGACATCACCCTGCCTGCCAGTCGATGGAGCGTGCTGCTCGGCCCGTCCGGGGTCGGTAAAACCTCGCTGTTGCGGTTGATCGCTAATCTACCCTGTGCGGCGCGCTTCGAAGGTCGGATTGAGGCGCAAGACCAAGCCCCCCTCCCGCCTCGGGTGGCGATGATGGCGCAGGACGACCAGTTGCTGCCCTGGGCCAGCGCCATTGAGAATGTCGTAATCGCGACCCGCCTGCGCGGAGAACGGCCCGACCCGGACCGTGCATGCGCGCTTCTGGTGGAGGTCGGGCTTGGCGCAGAAATGGCCCGCAAACCTGCCGAACTCTCCGCCGGTCAGCGCCAACGCGTCGCGCTTGCGCGCACCCTGTACGAAGACCGCCCCGTGGTCCTGCTGGATGAACCATTCTCTGCGCTCGACGTACTGACCCGCCATAAGATGCAGGACTTGGCCGCGCGGCTCCTCAAGGGGCGAACCGTTGTCTTAATCACCCACGACCCTGCTGAGGCCCTGCGACTGGCCGATCACGCGTGGATCGTGGAGCGGCAAGGGGTCACCCCCTGCACCCTTCCCGCCACGCGCCCACCCCGTCGTATTGACGCGCCAGAGACCCTCACCGCCCAAGCCGATCTGCTTGGTCGCATGGGGCTGGCGTCGCCAAATAAAGCCGCCTGATGCCAATTGCCTTACATAGAATATGGCGTGGCGCGGCAAGTTTTCTGCTCGCTCTCACGATTTGGCAGTTGGTTGTCACTCTCAGCGGCGTGCCGCGATTCATCCTGCCGGGGCCATGGCTCGTTGTCCAGGCGCTCGGCGCGCATGCCGCGCTGTTGTGGCAGAACGCGCTTTGGTCGGCAGGCAATCTCGCGCTTGGCTTGAGCCTCGGCATTTTTCTGGGGATCGAGACCGCGCTGCTGCTCACCCTTTCGCGCCGCGCGCGCTGGCTGCTGCGCCCGATGCTGGTGGTGGCCCAAGCCGTGCCTGTCTTCGCCCTCGCCCCAGTGATCACACTCTGGCTCGGCTACGGCATGCCGTCCAAAATCGTGACCATCGCACTCGTTACCTATTTCCCCATCGCCTCTGCCCTTTTCGACCGGTTGATGGCGCTGCCCACGGGACTAAACGATCTTTCGCGGCTCTCGGGTGCCAACCGCTGGCGCGAAACGCTTCTGCTGCGTCTGCCCTATGCCGTGCCCGGCCTGATCTCGGGCCTGCGCCTTGCAGTGGTCTATGGGCCGCTGGCGGTGCTCATCGGTGAATGGGTTGGTTCCTCACGCGGGCTGGGGCATTTGATGCTGATGGCAAATGGCCGCGGCCAGACGGCGCTGATGTTCGCGGCATTGACCTTGCTGGCAGCGCTGTCGCTGGTGTTTTGGATAGTGGTAGAGGCACTGGCCCGCTGGGCGGCGCGGCGGTTCTATATATAGGGGGCTCGACGTAGAACGCGGTTGGCAGTGAATTCAGGCCATTAGGCGGCACAACAGCATCATATGACACATTTTCGGCTTCATAGGCAGAGGCTGGCATAAACCAGGCCGCTTATCTTACCTCCCTTGGCAAAACCTTCTGAAACTCAAAAAAGTTGACCTTATGTTAACTTTACGCTAAAAAAGTCGACAATCTTCTATTCAGCTCACGGATTGTTGATCCGCACTACGCTGCCATTCTCTACAGCTGCCTTTTTCGCGTCGAACTTACCATTTTATTGTTTCCAGTTTCTCATATTCCCTGGGGGGGGGATCTTATGGCCAACGTAATTGTCACGGGTGGTGCCGGCTTCATCGGTTCGAAACTTTGTGAAGAACTCTCTATCGAGGGCCATCAGGTTCTTTGTGTAGATAACCTGCAAACCAGTTCTTTCACCAATATCGCCCCTCTAAGCGCCTACCCTAACTTCCACTTCAACCAATGGGATGTGGAACTTCCCTTAAATTTTGTCGAAAGCGTCGACCGGATTTACAACCTGGCTTGTCCAGCAAGTCCAATCCACTACCAAACAGATCCTGTGCGAACCATGCGCACCAATGTACTAGGTTCGATCAATGTGCTGGAACTTGCCCGTCGTACAGGCGCGAGGGTTTTGCAGGCCTCGACGTCTGAGGTTTACGGCGAGCCCGAAGTGCACCCTCAACCCGAAGACTACCGCGGCTGCGTTACGTCATTCGGTCCACGCTCGTGCTACGACGAGGGGAAACGCGCCGCTGAATCGCTCTTTTTCGACTATTCTCGCATGTATGGTGTCGATATTCGCATAGCGCGGATATTTAATACCTATGGGCCCCGCATGGCCGAAAACGATGGCCGCGTAGTCTCAACATTTATTCTGCAGGCGCTTAAAGGCGAACTTGTCACGATGTTCGGTAGCGGCACGCAAACGCGGTCATTCTGCTTTGTATCCGATATGGTGCGAGGCCTTAGGACTCTGATGGAATCCGAAGATGTTGTCGATCCGTGCAACCTTGGCAACCCAGAGGAGTTCACGATAGCCGAACTGGCCGCTATGATCGGTGATATCCTGAATTGCGAAATCAAACTGAACTTCCTTGAGCTACCGCAGGATGACCCAACCCGTCGTTGCCCGGACATCAGTAAGGCGCGGCGGCATTTGGGCTGGCAGCCGAAGGTCAAATTGGACGAAGGTTTGCGCAGGACAATCCCTTACTTCGACGGCGTCCTAAAGGCCAAGCGACGTTCAACCCGGCTGCTGCATAGCAAACTATTAAAACGCGCCATTCAAGAGCCTGTTATGCCGTTGGGGGGATTGGGCGTCTGGCCGCACTTGCATAATGCCACGCCTCAACCAGGCACATCGCTTAGTGCGCTCTCCAAAGCAATAAGCTGAAAACTTGGCAGCCTGCCATGCGAACCTTGATATGTACCTAAACGAGTAAAAGTACAGGCAATAGCAGCAATCCAAATCCGGCCAGCGCGATAATAGTTTGAAACACCAAGGTTTCGATTAAACGCCCCGTTGCGCTTAGCCGCATCCTCCGGCGGCGGTGTTTAACTTCTTCAGGAGCGATCCATTCACCATCCATTAGTACTTCGCCACGCGCGATCCGCGTATAGGCATCTCGCATGATTGTGCGATGGATGACATCGCGGGGCGTCTGTTTCTTTTGCGCGAAAGTCATAATGGAGGTGCGTATTGAAAGATTGCGTTCAGCACGATCATAACAGCAAAAACAGCGAGTCCCGCCGAAAGGACCCCCAATGCAAAAGCCCCGTAAAGCCGCCCCAGCTGCCGGGTCATTCGTGCATAGCGACTGAGATACGCAAAGTAAGTGCGTTCGATTTGCGCGTTGGCCCGCATTGCCTGTGCTTTCACAGCATACTGCGCTTGTGGCGATAATTGGTCAGCCAATAGTACCTCCTGTGTCGCAGGATCATATCTCACCCTTGATGGCGGCAGGGTTAAGCACGGATAAATCATTATCGTCTAGTAACGGTATCTGCGTTGCTCTCAAACGTAACCGGGTTCCCACCCGATCATTATGTGCCAGCAACAACGCAAAATAGCTGCCCAACATTAGCGCCGTCAGCGCAGCCACAATTGCGTTCAAAATCGGTAACGGAAATGCGGGGCGCGTTGGCACAGCCGCTGCCTCCACGACAACGAGCGGTGCCTTAACGTTTGCGGCTTGGATACGCGCAGCATCGAGATTGGTGCGGGCGGTGTCAATTTGAGTGACCAGCGCGGCCAGTCTGGTGGCGATCTGGTCGGAATTCGTCACAGCGGCCAAGGCTTCAGTAAAGCGGACGGTCTCTTCGGTTAATCGGCTGTCAGCGGCCGAGCGCGCCGCTCTGAGCCCAGCCTGAGATGCGACGCTGAGAGCGTGTTGCAGCCGCAGTTCCTCGTGCATGCTCCCAAAGGACTTAGCGACTGCACTGCCGATTTTCGCACGTTCAATGTCCATCTGACGTTCGAGTTCGTCGACCTGTTCCTGAATCCTACGCACACGCGGGCTATTAGGTGCGCTGCCCTCTGACGCCAGTTGTACCCGCAGTTCAAGCAACGCGGTAAGCATCTCATCGGCCGTTCGAGTGGTTTCCATCGTCTGCCCGGCGCGGTACAATTCTGCCTCTGACTCTAAAGTATTTGCCAACGACTGACGGCGCGCTTCCTCGCGGTTAATCTGCGCGTCCAACCCCTCTCGTTCAATCAAGGCTGCCTCTCGACGCATTTGTAGGGCGGCCAAGGCACTGAGATCTGCGGTGCTGACACTTTCGCGCCGCGTATTTTGAAGTTGTATAAGCAGCGCTTCGCGTTCTGCCTCAAGCTTTTCAAGCGATGCTGAAATCGCGTCGGCCACGACCTCGGCGCGCTCACGCATTGATCTTTCGTGGAACGCTGCGTAGGCATCTGGAACGGCATTGGCAATCTCAGCCGCACGCTCGGGGTCGCGGTCTCTGAGAAACACGTCGATCATGAATTCTCCACTGACCGTAACCACCATTGCCTTGGCCAATGCCTCTGGAGCCATGCCGACCTGATCAGACAGGCGCTCAAGCAGCACCCGACCGCGCAGAATACCAACGTCGAGAGCGGCAGTCTTTTCATCCGCAATTGGTAGCAATGGTCGCGGAGCGGCGTCGGGCGTTTGTGCAACAAATTGCGGTGCCGGTTGCGCCGAGGAAAGAAAGAACGTCGTCTTCGCCTGATAGACGGGCGCGACCGAGGTGCTGAACAGGTAAGCAACAAGGCTGGCAACAATCATGGTAAACAACACCAGCCACCGTCGCTGGTACAGGTCGCTCCAGTGATTGTGCAGAGGTTGTTCAGACAAATTTGATCCTCCGTCGCAGTTAAGCTCGCGGCAGAAACGCATGACAACTAATTATAATCAGGTTATCCTTTACTTAGCTAGCTTATTGGGCATTTTGATATGAACCGAAGCGCTTCTCGGAAAACGGCATTGTGCGTTTCGTTTTTCATGACATTGTTTACATCTGCGCTGGCGCAGGACATTCCCGTGGTTCCCGGCGATGAAATTGCGATCGAATTCTATGACCGTGAAGATTTGTCCGGTGAGTATGTAATAGATCTTACTGGACGAGTCGCAGTGCCGCTTTTGGGCCGGCAAGAAATTGGCGGTCTAACAGCCGCAGAAATTGAGCAGACGTTGCTGCGCGAAATGCTGCAGTCTGGTTTGGTAACCGAGCCGAGTGTAACCGTTCAGGTGCTGCGCCGCGCTGACATATTTGTCGACGGGGCTGTGGCCGTTCCTGGAGCTTATGATTGGTTCCCCGGCTTAAGTGTTGGGCAGGCCGTGGTCCGCGCAGGTGGTCAACGCAACGCAGCCATCGACAACTTTAACAATGTGCTCACAGCCTATCGGAGCGCTGAGGCACTTTCGGCACTGGTTCAGCGGATCGCCAACTTGCAGGCGCGCGAAGTGCGGTTGAACGCGCAGACCACTATGGCTGCCATTGCCTTTGACGCTGACTTCCAAGTGGATGCAGATGCTGTAGTGGCAGTCGATCTGTCAGGTATTGCGCGGGTAATGTCAGTAGGCTCGCTGGATCGAAGTATTGCCGTATTCGCAACACGCGACATTACGGAGAAACAAGAAATTTGGTCAGAACTTGCCGGGCAACCAATGTTGCGGTTTCCGGGTACTGTTGCCGATGACCCTCAGTTTACTGTGTTGCGCCATACCCATAACGAGCAGTTCCATGACTGGATTACCACCAATCTTTCTGAATACAGCTCGCTTTTGCGGCAATCCGAAGCCACGACTGAACGGCTCTCTGCGCTGCGGGCTCGGCGCGACATTGTAAAAGACACGATCGTGGCGCTGGACGCGCGATTAACTGACGTTCTGGCGCTAAAAAAGGATGGGCTTGTACGGATCAATCAAGTGCTTGACGCCCAGACGGCCCTTTCACAAGCGACATCTACGCAGCTTGAGATCGTCGATGCCATAGCTAACGCAGAAGTGGACCGACACGTTCTCCAGCTGGCCTTGGAGAATTTTGCGGGTAGCTTACGGCTTTCCATTGGTGCGCAACTTGAAACTGTACAAACAGAATTAATCGAAGAGCGTGCCCGGCTTAACGCCGTGGAAAGAGCGGCAGCGCTATCAGCGCCCTACATCAGGGGCACCGGGACCGGGTCGACTGAGGGGGCTGTAACCTATCATCTGACTAGACCGATCCACTTGGGTAGCGCGCCCGCTATGGTCACCGCTGCGACTGCAATGATGCCAGGCGATACGCTGCTGATTACACGAGTGACTGACTAGGCTTTAACCGGTAGGCGCGCAGGCGAGACAAACCGCCGTAGGCCGCGCGCAGCGACCGTGCCCGCAATCCACCATTCCATCCGATTAGGTCCCCATGGCATTCAGCGTGACTGGCAAAACTATCATATTTGGCAAGGTGGGAAAACGTGTCCAGTTTGATACAGGTGGCGTCATTCCGCGCCGCTGCCACTGCTGCGAACAGTAGGTTCCGCCCCAGAGAATAGCGCGCATATTCAGCGTGGTAGAATACTTTGAGCATGACCCATTCGGCAGGGTTTTCGAGCATCAGCAGTCCCGCGACGACGTCTCCTTCGTACTCGTAGGTCCAGATTGTCGGGCGAAACGCGCGCCCTGCCTGTGCAACAATGTCATAGTAAAACGCGTCAACAGCCGGATCATCCGCTAACAATTCTCCGCTCTCCTGCCGTTTCCAGCTGTTGCGTTCGGCGGAAATGTACCGCGCCAGCGTTGGGCCAAGCTCGGTGGGGTCTGTGGTCTTGACTAACTGCAGAATGCCTTGATCGGACAGTTGTCTCATCTGTCCCCGAAGCTTCCGCAGCGTTTTTTTTGACGGTAGGTGTTCGGGCAGGATTGCGTCGGGACCCGCGGCCACCATGCGGTTTTCAAACTGATGAACGACTGCGGGGTGGTAGTGCGGCACCTGCGCCCGGATCACGTCGAGCCAGAACTCCGGCAGACCCTGAAGGTATATCCGGTCCCAATCATTGCGCCTACCAAGAGTTT is a window of Sulfitobacter sp. W027 DNA encoding:
- a CDS encoding ABC transporter ATP-binding protein, translating into MGHGVLARIGMTGPAIHLSGGLEGAEATLINGCDITLPASRWSVLLGPSGVGKTSLLRLIANLPCAARFEGRIEAQDQAPLPPRVAMMAQDDQLLPWASAIENVVIATRLRGERPDPDRACALLVEVGLGAEMARKPAELSAGQRQRVALARTLYEDRPVVLLDEPFSALDVLTRHKMQDLAARLLKGRTVVLITHDPAEALRLADHAWIVERQGVTPCTLPATRPPRRIDAPETLTAQADLLGRMGLASPNKAA
- a CDS encoding ABC transporter permease; the encoded protein is MPIALHRIWRGAASFLLALTIWQLVVTLSGVPRFILPGPWLVVQALGAHAALLWQNALWSAGNLALGLSLGIFLGIETALLLTLSRRARWLLRPMLVVAQAVPVFALAPVITLWLGYGMPSKIVTIALVTYFPIASALFDRLMALPTGLNDLSRLSGANRWRETLLLRLPYAVPGLISGLRLAVVYGPLAVLIGEWVGSSRGLGHLMLMANGRGQTALMFAALTLLAALSLVFWIVVEALARWAARRFYI
- a CDS encoding UDP-glucuronic acid decarboxylase family protein, with amino-acid sequence MANVIVTGGAGFIGSKLCEELSIEGHQVLCVDNLQTSSFTNIAPLSAYPNFHFNQWDVELPLNFVESVDRIYNLACPASPIHYQTDPVRTMRTNVLGSINVLELARRTGARVLQASTSEVYGEPEVHPQPEDYRGCVTSFGPRSCYDEGKRAAESLFFDYSRMYGVDIRIARIFNTYGPRMAENDGRVVSTFILQALKGELVTMFGSGTQTRSFCFVSDMVRGLRTLMESEDVVDPCNLGNPEEFTIAELAAMIGDILNCEIKLNFLELPQDDPTRRCPDISKARRHLGWQPKVKLDEGLRRTIPYFDGVLKAKRRSTRLLHSKLLKRAIQEPVMPLGGLGVWPHLHNATPQPGTSLSALSKAIS
- a CDS encoding polysaccharide biosynthesis/export family protein, producing MTLFTSALAQDIPVVPGDEIAIEFYDREDLSGEYVIDLTGRVAVPLLGRQEIGGLTAAEIEQTLLREMLQSGLVTEPSVTVQVLRRADIFVDGAVAVPGAYDWFPGLSVGQAVVRAGGQRNAAIDNFNNVLTAYRSAEALSALVQRIANLQAREVRLNAQTTMAAIAFDADFQVDADAVVAVDLSGIARVMSVGSLDRSIAVFATRDITEKQEIWSELAGQPMLRFPGTVADDPQFTVLRHTHNEQFHDWITTNLSEYSSLLRQSEATTERLSALRARRDIVKDTIVALDARLTDVLALKKDGLVRINQVLDAQTALSQATSTQLEIVDAIANAEVDRHVLQLALENFAGSLRLSIGAQLETVQTELIEERARLNAVERAAALSAPYIRGTGTGSTEGAVTYHLTRPIHLGSAPAMVTAATAMMPGDTLLITRVTD
- a CDS encoding GNAT family N-acetyltransferase, whose translation is MKRDDIHYFGGTTLLKTRMLTARDALASDSYLASLTGVAETHPTICPAWLGAYYRAFGNADRDPVLLVQREDGSTAGYLALTRRRGGMGNLSRDLWSTTNGHSQYTALWAQEGEEADVVTAIFETLGRRNDWDRIYLQGLPEFWLDVIRAQVPHYHPAVVHQFENRMVAAGPDAILPEHLPSKKTLRKLRGQMRQLSDQGILQLVKTTDPTELGPTLARYISAERNSWKRQESGELLADDPAVDAFYYDIVAQAGRAFRPTIWTYEYEGDVVAGLLMLENPAEWVMLKVFYHAEYARYSLGRNLLFAAVAAARNDATCIKLDTFSHLAKYDSFASHAECHGDLIGWNGGLRARSLRAAYGGLSRLRAYRLKPSQSLV